A segment of the Streptomyces pactum genome:
ATCGAACACGCCCTCTACCTCGTCGACGACGGCGCGACCGTCTGGGCCCACGTGGAACCCGGCAGCCAGGAGGCGCTGATCGCCTACCTGGAGTCGATGAAGTTCTTCTACCGGGTCGAGGTCGCCGACCGCACCGCCGACATCGCGGTCGTGCACCTGCCGGCAGGGTCGATCACCGAGATCCCCGAGGGCGTCGCCGTCCGGGAGACGCCGTACGGCCGTGATCTCTTCCTGCCGCGCGACGAGCTGGAGGCGTTCGCCGGGCGGACCGGTCCGCCCGCCGGGATCCTCGCCCACGAGGCGCTGCGGGTCGAGCAGCACCGTCCCCGCATCGGCTTCGAGACCGACCACCGGACCATCCCGCACGAGCTGGGCTGGATCGGGACGGCGGTCCACCTCCAGAAGGGCTGCTACCGGGGGCAGGAGACCGTCGCCCGCGTGCAGAACCTCGGCAAGCCGCCGCGCCGCCTGGTCTTCCTGCACCTGGACGGCAG
Coding sequences within it:
- a CDS encoding YgfZ/GcvT domain-containing protein, with amino-acid sequence MKSPLLSLPGAVPAEGVDEGVAAHYGDLFREQRALADGTGFVDLSHRGVVTVTGDDRLSWLHLLLTQHVSDLPTGQATEALILSANGHIEHALYLVDDGATVWAHVEPGSQEALIAYLESMKFFYRVEVADRTADIAVVHLPAGSITEIPEGVAVRETPYGRDLFLPRDELEAFAGRTGPPAGILAHEALRVEQHRPRIGFETDHRTIPHELGWIGTAVHLQKGCYRGQETVARVQNLGKPPRRLVFLHLDGSEVHLPGPGTEIRLADDGPDGRRVGFVTTSVRHHELGPVALALVKRNVPVDARLLAEETAAAQETVVEP